Proteins encoded together in one uncultured Sphaerochaeta sp. window:
- a CDS encoding helix-turn-helix domain-containing protein: MVYIQDGKQLEIYMHPKRQQILHELSVQGPMTAKMLSDALGMTPSSAKHHVSRLMELQVVEVDHTELIHGITATYYRKRLVTVSFSSLAEEKRKLASDMVTKQIHDDFYKKAQSFTDGEGHFQADQISGVIHLSKDEADELYKRIRAFIDEKEKKKDGTEPFVFSLMAYHA, from the coding sequence ATGGTATATATACAAGATGGAAAACAGTTGGAAATCTACATGCACCCCAAGCGGCAGCAGATTTTGCATGAGTTGAGTGTACAGGGACCGATGACAGCCAAGATGCTCAGTGATGCACTCGGAATGACCCCCTCCAGTGCAAAACATCATGTTTCCCGATTGATGGAGTTACAGGTAGTCGAGGTGGACCACACAGAATTGATCCATGGTATTACCGCAACCTATTATCGAAAACGATTGGTGACGGTGAGTTTCAGCTCTCTCGCTGAAGAGAAAAGAAAGCTTGCTTCCGATATGGTGACCAAACAAATCCACGATGACTTCTACAAGAAGGCTCAATCATTTACCGATGGAGAAGGTCATTTCCAGGCGGACCAGATTTCAGGTGTCATACATCTCAGTAAAGATGAGGCTGATGAGCTTTATAAGCGAATCAGAGCATTCATAGATGAGAAAGAGAAGAAAAAGGATGGGACTGAGCCATTTGTCTTCTCTCTGATGGCCTATCATGCATAG
- the metK gene encoding methionine adenosyltransferase: MLTHGSHIFTSESVSEGHPDKVCDQISDAVLDACLAQDPQSRVACEVFATTDRVVVGGELSTNATIDIDNIVRSTVKEIGYTDEGIGFDYHSLKVMDFTNTQSPDISMGVTAETSLYGQQGAGDQGMMFGYACNETETLMPAPIYWAHQLLERASKLRKSGEAPFLRPDAKSQVSLLYQDGKPVHIDSVVISHQHTEQARRDTLISYLTKEVIETVLGPTGLLNDKTKVYINPTGRFVTGGPAGDTGLTGRKIIVDTYGGMGRHGGGAFSGKDPSKVDRSGAYMARYVAKNLVANGLCTTCEVQLSYAIGVPYPISVYVDTFGTGTEDDEQLEKLVREKFDLTPAGIIKTLDLKRPIYQKTMNYGHFGKSDLPWEQIISLA, translated from the coding sequence ATGTTAACACACGGTTCACACATTTTTACTTCAGAATCAGTCAGTGAGGGACATCCGGACAAGGTCTGCGATCAGATCTCCGATGCCGTATTGGATGCTTGTCTTGCCCAGGACCCACAGAGCAGGGTTGCCTGTGAAGTCTTCGCAACGACTGACAGGGTCGTGGTTGGAGGAGAGCTTTCCACCAATGCAACAATCGACATAGACAACATCGTTAGATCCACGGTAAAGGAAATTGGGTATACTGATGAGGGAATCGGTTTTGATTACCACTCCCTCAAGGTAATGGATTTTACCAATACCCAATCACCAGACATTTCCATGGGAGTTACAGCTGAAACATCCCTGTACGGCCAACAAGGTGCTGGCGACCAGGGCATGATGTTCGGGTATGCCTGCAATGAGACAGAGACTCTCATGCCAGCCCCAATCTACTGGGCACATCAACTCCTGGAAAGGGCGAGCAAGCTACGAAAAAGTGGCGAAGCTCCTTTTTTGAGACCCGATGCAAAGAGTCAGGTATCACTGTTGTACCAAGATGGGAAACCAGTACACATAGATTCGGTGGTCATCAGTCACCAACATACCGAACAAGCCCGTCGTGATACCCTTATCTCTTATCTTACAAAGGAAGTCATTGAAACCGTGTTGGGACCTACCGGCCTGTTGAACGATAAAACCAAGGTGTACATTAATCCAACTGGTAGATTTGTCACGGGAGGTCCTGCAGGGGACACTGGTTTGACAGGGAGAAAGATTATTGTAGACACCTATGGTGGAATGGGCCGTCATGGAGGAGGAGCATTCAGCGGGAAGGATCCCTCCAAGGTTGACCGAAGCGGTGCTTACATGGCTCGCTACGTTGCAAAGAACTTGGTTGCAAATGGTTTGTGCACAACCTGTGAGGTCCAACTCTCCTATGCAATTGGGGTTCCCTATCCCATCTCCGTGTATGTCGATACCTTTGGGACAGGAACAGAGGACGATGAACAGTTGGAAAAGCTGGTAAGGGAGAAGTTCGACCTCACCCCAGCTGGCATCATAAAGACATTGGATCTAAAAAGGCCGATCTACCAGAAGACCATGAACTATGGGCACTTCGGCAAGAGCGACCTTCCCTGGGAACAGATTATCTCACTCGCTTGA
- a CDS encoding anaerobic ribonucleoside-triphosphate reductase activating protein encodes MIVSGIEGSSFLDYPGMLSCVLFTQGCSYDCFYCHNRALIEYKNGVIGYQEIESFLKKRVGFLQAVVISGGEPTLHGSLPLYFSLAKSLGYLTKLDTNGSRPKVLLELLEAGLLDYVALDVKAPWARYREIAGKGADPANVQRCVSLLQEYQVMHPSFHWEVRTTLAPTLGEADLLEIAGMLPEVNRWVLNFYRTPKDYKKEDGMRINQPALIEREVDCMQERLLLLQPNLKRVR; translated from the coding sequence ATGATTGTCAGTGGTATTGAAGGCTCATCATTCCTGGACTATCCAGGGATGTTGAGCTGTGTTCTCTTTACCCAAGGTTGCAGCTATGACTGCTTCTATTGTCATAACCGTGCATTAATTGAATATAAGAATGGTGTAATTGGCTATCAGGAGATAGAGAGTTTCTTGAAGAAACGGGTGGGTTTTCTGCAAGCGGTTGTCATCAGTGGAGGGGAGCCCACCTTGCATGGTAGTCTCCCTCTGTATTTCTCCTTGGCAAAAAGCCTAGGCTATCTGACCAAGCTTGATACCAATGGAAGTCGCCCAAAAGTGCTTTTGGAATTGTTGGAAGCAGGGCTGCTTGACTACGTTGCACTGGATGTGAAAGCGCCATGGGCAAGGTATCGGGAAATTGCGGGGAAAGGAGCTGACCCAGCGAATGTGCAGCGATGTGTTTCTTTACTTCAGGAGTATCAAGTGATGCATCCTTCCTTCCACTGGGAGGTGAGAACCACATTGGCCCCAACCTTGGGTGAAGCTGATTTGCTGGAGATTGCTGGAATGCTGCCAGAAGTAAACCGTTGGGTACTGAATTTCTATCGCACACCGAAGGATTACAAGAAAGAGGATGGAATGAGGATCAACCAACCCGCTCTGATTGAGCGGGAGGTTGACTGCATGCAAGAGAGATTGCTTCTCTTGCAGCCTAATCTCAAGCGAGTGAGATAA
- a CDS encoding ribonucleoside triphosphate reductase, which translates to MQQQVVKRDGQVVLCEVQKIIDAIEKAANAAGQKVDAKMVATIVLSKTQGRDNVEVEYIQDLVEESLMEQSYQATAKAYILYRKGRERVREGKALIKATNEMFSAYLDDTTWRVKENANTRRSVNGMNNYIRERFTEQYWLHEIYPETIREAHQSGSLHLHDLGFFGPYCCGWDLRQLLTSGFGGVDGKVSSKPAKHFRSLLGQVVNATFTFQGECAGAQAWSSFDTYCAPFIRYDGLTFREVKQAMQEFIFNLNVPTRVGFQCPFSNLTFDITVPSSLRDVPVIRGGEVQKETYGEFQNEMDMVNHAFCEVMEEGDASGRVFTFPIPTYNVTKQFPWESKVVDSIFAMTAKYGIPYFSNYVNSDLSPEDALSMCCRLRLDTSELKKRGGGLFGSNPLTGSIGVVTLNLPRLAYESKDEKQFMSALHDLSLLAKKSLEIKRNVIEKQTERGMYPFSRFSLETVKQRNGSYWANHFSTIGIVGMEEACLNLFGKEGSLTTEKGQSFALRVLSTLREIIQGFQSETGNFYNLEATPAEGASYRLANLDKKAFGDIITAGEDVAYYTNSSQLPVGYTDDLYETLEKQDELQCQYTGGTVLHLYLAQRIEDPRIAKQLVRNVCTRYKLPYVSLTPTFSTCKNHGYLDGEVEYCPHCGEKTEVWTRVVGYLRPKEDFHPGKQEEHRQRKSYAVKVS; encoded by the coding sequence ATGCAACAGCAAGTGGTCAAAAGAGACGGGCAGGTGGTTCTCTGCGAGGTTCAGAAAATCATTGATGCAATCGAAAAAGCAGCGAATGCTGCAGGACAAAAAGTGGATGCCAAGATGGTTGCCACCATCGTTTTGTCCAAGACACAGGGAAGGGACAATGTAGAGGTGGAATATATCCAGGATCTTGTTGAAGAATCCCTGATGGAACAGAGTTATCAAGCAACCGCAAAAGCCTACATCCTCTATCGTAAGGGGAGGGAACGGGTAAGAGAGGGCAAGGCCCTTATCAAGGCAACGAATGAGATGTTCAGTGCCTACCTTGATGATACAACCTGGAGAGTCAAGGAAAATGCCAATACCAGGCGTTCTGTCAATGGTATGAACAACTACATCCGAGAACGATTCACTGAGCAGTACTGGTTGCATGAAATCTATCCTGAGACTATCCGTGAAGCCCACCAGAGTGGATCACTGCATCTCCATGATCTTGGCTTCTTTGGCCCATACTGTTGTGGCTGGGACCTTCGTCAGCTGCTCACCTCTGGCTTTGGAGGTGTTGATGGGAAAGTTTCCAGTAAGCCGGCAAAACATTTTCGGTCCCTGCTTGGACAGGTGGTGAATGCAACCTTCACCTTCCAGGGTGAGTGTGCAGGAGCTCAGGCCTGGTCTTCTTTTGACACCTACTGTGCACCATTCATCAGATATGATGGCCTTACCTTTCGTGAGGTCAAGCAAGCAATGCAGGAGTTCATTTTCAATCTAAATGTCCCTACCCGTGTAGGCTTCCAGTGTCCCTTCTCCAATCTGACCTTTGATATCACCGTTCCTTCCAGCTTGAGGGATGTCCCGGTCATCCGGGGAGGAGAGGTGCAAAAAGAGACCTATGGGGAGTTCCAAAATGAGATGGATATGGTCAACCATGCTTTCTGTGAGGTCATGGAGGAAGGGGATGCTTCTGGAAGAGTGTTCACATTTCCCATCCCTACCTACAACGTAACCAAGCAGTTTCCCTGGGAATCAAAGGTTGTGGATTCCATTTTTGCCATGACCGCAAAATATGGGATTCCCTATTTCTCCAATTATGTGAACAGTGATCTATCCCCTGAGGATGCGCTCTCAATGTGCTGCCGACTCAGACTCGATACCTCTGAGCTCAAGAAGCGCGGTGGGGGTCTTTTTGGGTCTAATCCCCTTACTGGATCGATCGGTGTGGTGACATTGAACCTTCCCAGGCTTGCCTATGAGAGCAAGGATGAGAAGCAATTCATGTCTGCACTCCATGATCTTTCCCTCCTAGCTAAAAAGAGCCTTGAGATCAAGCGAAACGTCATTGAGAAGCAGACCGAACGTGGCATGTATCCCTTTAGCCGATTCTCCTTGGAAACGGTAAAACAACGTAATGGGAGCTATTGGGCAAACCACTTCAGTACCATCGGAATTGTGGGGATGGAAGAGGCCTGTCTCAACCTATTTGGTAAGGAAGGATCCCTTACAACCGAGAAAGGACAGTCCTTTGCCCTTCGGGTACTCTCAACGTTAAGGGAAATCATACAAGGCTTCCAGAGTGAGACAGGTAACTTCTACAACCTTGAGGCGACCCCTGCCGAGGGAGCCAGCTACCGTTTGGCAAACCTCGATAAGAAAGCCTTTGGTGATATCATTACCGCCGGCGAAGATGTTGCTTACTATACCAACTCCTCCCAGCTCCCTGTAGGATATACCGATGATCTCTATGAGACACTGGAGAAGCAGGACGAACTACAGTGCCAGTACACAGGAGGAACAGTCCTTCACCTCTATCTTGCCCAAAGGATAGAGGACCCAAGGATTGCCAAGCAGTTGGTAAGGAATGTATGTACCCGTTACAAACTTCCCTATGTCTCCCTTACCCCAACCTTTTCTACCTGCAAGAACCATGGATATCTCGATGGGGAGGTTGAATATTGCCCGCATTGCGGGGAAAAGACCGAGGTATGGACCAGGGTGGTTGGCTATCTCAGGCCAAAGGAAGATTTCCATCCTGGAAAGCAAGAGGAACATCGCCAGAGAAAGTCTTATGCGGTAAAAGTATCATGA
- the jag gene encoding RNA-binding cell elongation regulator Jag/EloR — protein sequence MMKEFEGRTEQEAIAKAIEELHIEREDFDVEIVEPVKKGLFKKSNVKIRIHFDDGSNLEPDTFEDDDERELEQPINSELEDKLLTFVATVLDKMGYEGRVSIGFRKERKLGLNIESDNSNIIIGRKGKNLDAIQLIANVYAGQLDPDMKVIVDSENYRMRHEEQLIRMAFKTAEQVRKSGRSKLLEPMNPYERRLVHTALNDFGGVETKSEGDGLYKQIRISNERN from the coding sequence ATGATGAAAGAATTCGAAGGACGTACTGAGCAGGAAGCTATTGCAAAAGCAATTGAGGAACTGCATATTGAGCGTGAAGATTTCGATGTGGAAATCGTTGAACCGGTCAAAAAAGGGCTCTTCAAGAAGAGCAATGTGAAGATCAGGATTCATTTTGACGATGGAAGCAATCTGGAACCGGATACATTTGAAGATGATGATGAGAGAGAACTGGAACAGCCTATCAACAGCGAACTTGAGGACAAGTTGCTAACCTTTGTGGCTACTGTCTTGGACAAGATGGGCTATGAAGGCAGGGTTTCCATTGGGTTCAGGAAGGAGCGTAAGCTTGGATTGAATATTGAGAGTGACAACTCAAATATCATCATTGGACGTAAAGGTAAGAACCTCGATGCCATCCAGCTTATTGCCAATGTGTATGCTGGGCAACTCGATCCTGACATGAAGGTTATCGTTGATAGTGAAAACTATCGCATGAGGCATGAAGAGCAGCTGATCAGAATGGCTTTCAAGACAGCTGAACAGGTACGGAAGAGCGGGAGAAGCAAGTTGCTTGAACCAATGAACCCGTATGAGAGAAGGCTTGTCCATACTGCACTCAATGACTTTGGTGGGGTAGAGACCAAGAGTGAGGGAGACGGGCTGTATAAACAGATACGAATCTCCAACGAGAGAAACTAA
- the yidC gene encoding membrane protein insertase YidC gives MDKNTILAIVLSVLVITLGMTIQATFFAPATPEMVPTIEQVETSSNTSGQSTYLEPAQSSQVSANIAWDSSLPGSMVAVGSEGNKTPFTFETNYFLIEFNPSGASIASFKLKDHLDEGEPVELLFKDASSNDAFLMYAGNDKTNPIDATFRYQIIGNQVQFTQEFALLEEDGKTPGAPFSITKTYTFGEEDYLFEIDVETRNSENKAIPLSFENYAYTLAFEPQIGPSFSSLDNNYNYRRFYIKEDGSSKKDQVKLSNGAYATTKPLSWVALVGKYFSMIAIPDATNYMVSLSEVSDEGLPLQSSIYLSRPTIKSAAQTDTFRFYAGPQLKGDMVIYNDASLNSFGVSGLQLEAALDSSSWLGWLETILKTILNLLYRLIPNYGIGIIILTFLLKLVLYPITKKGMESTAKMASLSPKMQEIKEKYPDNPTKQNEEMATLYKKEKINPMGGCLPMLLQFPILIAFYGLLNKHFELRGAMFIPGWIPDLSRPDTVASLPFNLPFLGNELHLLPIFYTVSMIFSMKITQNASTAGSQQGMMKFMTYGMPLMFFFVLYNAPSGLILYWSVMNALSILQQLHTNKKKQREANEEAQTNVQQFPGPKGKGRK, from the coding sequence ATGGATAAAAATACCATTCTAGCCATTGTTCTATCCGTATTGGTCATCACCCTCGGAATGACCATCCAAGCCACCTTCTTCGCGCCGGCCACCCCTGAAATGGTGCCGACCATTGAACAAGTTGAAACCTCGAGTAACACTTCAGGCCAGAGTACCTATCTGGAGCCAGCCCAATCGAGTCAGGTTTCAGCCAATATCGCATGGGACAGTAGTCTCCCTGGTTCAATGGTTGCTGTTGGCAGCGAAGGCAATAAGACTCCCTTCACATTTGAGACAAACTATTTCTTGATTGAATTCAATCCCAGTGGTGCCTCAATTGCTTCCTTTAAGCTGAAAGATCACCTTGATGAAGGGGAGCCTGTTGAACTCTTGTTCAAGGATGCATCATCCAATGATGCTTTCTTGATGTATGCAGGAAATGACAAGACCAATCCCATCGATGCAACCTTCCGTTACCAGATCATTGGTAACCAGGTGCAATTCACCCAGGAGTTTGCCCTTCTCGAGGAAGATGGAAAGACCCCTGGAGCCCCATTCTCCATCACAAAGACCTACACTTTTGGAGAAGAGGATTATCTCTTCGAAATAGACGTAGAGACCAGAAACAGTGAGAACAAGGCCATACCTCTCTCCTTTGAGAATTATGCCTATACGCTCGCCTTTGAACCACAGATTGGTCCCTCTTTCTCCTCCCTCGATAATAACTACAACTATCGTCGTTTTTATATCAAGGAAGACGGATCTTCCAAGAAGGATCAGGTTAAGTTGAGCAATGGTGCATATGCAACAACCAAACCTCTTTCCTGGGTAGCGCTTGTCGGAAAGTATTTCTCTATGATTGCCATTCCTGATGCTACCAACTATATGGTTAGCTTGAGTGAAGTTTCAGATGAAGGTCTTCCTCTTCAGTCAAGCATCTATCTGAGCAGACCAACGATCAAGAGTGCAGCCCAGACGGATACCTTCAGGTTCTATGCCGGTCCGCAGCTCAAGGGTGATATGGTCATCTACAACGATGCTTCCCTGAATAGTTTTGGGGTATCGGGCTTGCAACTTGAGGCAGCGCTGGACAGCAGTTCATGGCTTGGATGGTTGGAGACAATACTGAAGACCATCTTGAATTTACTCTACCGCTTAATACCTAACTATGGTATTGGCATCATCATCCTTACCTTCCTCCTTAAGCTGGTACTCTACCCGATTACCAAGAAGGGTATGGAGTCAACTGCAAAGATGGCATCCCTCTCCCCTAAGATGCAGGAGATCAAGGAAAAGTATCCTGACAATCCGACCAAACAGAATGAAGAGATGGCAACTTTATACAAGAAAGAGAAGATCAACCCCATGGGTGGATGTCTTCCAATGTTGTTGCAGTTCCCCATCCTTATTGCTTTCTACGGATTGCTCAATAAGCACTTTGAGCTGAGAGGAGCGATGTTCATCCCCGGATGGATTCCCGACTTGAGCCGTCCAGATACGGTTGCGAGCTTGCCGTTCAACCTGCCCTTCCTTGGCAATGAACTGCACTTGCTTCCCATTTTCTATACAGTAAGTATGATTTTCTCAATGAAAATAACCCAGAACGCCTCAACTGCAGGTAGTCAGCAGGGCATGATGAAATTCATGACCTACGGAATGCCGTTGATGTTCTTCTTTGTGTTGTACAATGCTCCTTCTGGTTTGATCCTCTACTGGTCAGTGATGAATGCCCTATCCATCCTTCAGCAGTTGCATACAAACAAGAAGAAACAGCGTGAGGCAAATGAGGAAGCACAGACCAACGTGCAGCAGTTCCCTGGACCAAAGGGAAAGGGACGCAAATAG